One Halogeometricum sp. S1BR25-6 DNA segment encodes these proteins:
- a CDS encoding VirB4 family type IV secretion system protein has translation MRNMILQTGGGALGSVAGWLQNLTPAESAVLALAVGLGLGVGSKYLWDRFTADDEPDMDFTDVLDEETLEEGEAERKLLDDISESHKTVTAPGAVEWETRAARVGEQWTTTLYIANYADYPNDGYLSDLFEMTDVQFDLTAHITPKNQERARNELQDIADDLQVDADLEQSIRSAYLQERANEAAATYKAVENGANVFDQGMFITVRADEKDELRDAVQTVKSALRDDPANLTPKTAICRQDLALQSAAPIGDNEFGRTSIALGGAVGALLSSPHNATILEEGGVEFGIHKDNQSPVVIDPFARDNGYAMFTVGDTGSGKSFSSKQNFIRSIEQSKDRIGIILEPLNNWAGVSEALDAKRITVGGTLGLNPLEIRETPEHVQRAMGEDASPFNEKLDDAMSFLTNFFALRGISLGDRRTTLELGLKRAYKRQGITDDISTHDNPSPTIRDMMDVFEDMVDDPEEFVVRSDEEAGKIKEDATWLLDQLRPFEDDGRHANLGQESDFDIRDEKVIYLDLAQQEGSVDSSTALTMQLLISLVYERAKVSEKEVVFYIDEARYIMQDAASLAFLETVFRHHRHHDLSIRLVTQTVDEFFEHAESEAILDQCAVKQFHRLDGMDEEWADEFGLNYAQMRFVQDAVPGNEDAGFSEALVGVDGEWRGIQVKAMPKEKQVIDFEPTEQRRDSLPGTGENAVDAEVQAFQDDIESRATDNGQHTPERTPTETDGGETGGDDDA, from the coding sequence ATGCGTAACATGATCCTCCAGACCGGTGGTGGCGCGCTTGGCTCCGTCGCCGGGTGGCTCCAGAACCTGACACCAGCAGAGAGTGCAGTACTAGCCCTTGCAGTGGGTCTCGGCCTTGGCGTCGGCAGTAAGTACCTCTGGGACCGCTTCACTGCGGATGATGAACCAGACATGGACTTCACCGATGTCCTCGACGAGGAGACACTCGAAGAAGGCGAGGCCGAACGCAAGCTCCTCGACGACATCTCCGAGTCGCACAAGACCGTCACCGCGCCCGGAGCTGTCGAGTGGGAAACGCGAGCCGCACGGGTCGGCGAGCAGTGGACGACGACACTTTACATCGCTAACTATGCCGACTATCCCAACGACGGGTATCTGAGCGACCTCTTCGAGATGACCGACGTGCAGTTCGACCTGACGGCCCACATCACGCCGAAGAACCAGGAGCGGGCCCGGAACGAACTGCAAGACATCGCTGACGACCTCCAGGTCGATGCTGACCTCGAACAGAGTATCCGGAGCGCGTATCTCCAAGAGCGCGCCAACGAGGCCGCAGCGACGTACAAGGCCGTCGAGAACGGCGCGAACGTCTTCGACCAAGGGATGTTCATCACCGTGCGGGCCGACGAGAAAGACGAGCTCAGAGATGCCGTCCAGACGGTCAAGAGCGCGCTCCGCGACGACCCGGCGAACCTCACACCGAAGACCGCAATCTGTCGGCAGGATCTCGCCCTCCAGTCCGCCGCACCCATCGGTGACAACGAGTTCGGCCGGACGTCGATAGCCCTCGGCGGCGCCGTCGGCGCCTTGCTGTCCTCGCCGCACAACGCGACGATTCTCGAGGAAGGCGGGGTAGAGTTCGGGATTCACAAGGACAACCAGAGCCCCGTGGTCATCGACCCGTTCGCCCGGGACAACGGGTACGCGATGTTCACCGTGGGCGATACCGGCTCGGGGAAGTCGTTCAGTTCGAAGCAGAACTTTATCCGCTCCATCGAGCAGAGCAAGGACCGTATCGGCATCATCCTCGAGCCGTTGAACAACTGGGCGGGGGTCTCAGAGGCGCTCGACGCCAAGCGAATCACCGTCGGCGGGACGCTCGGGCTGAACCCCTTGGAGATCCGCGAGACGCCCGAACACGTCCAGCGGGCGATGGGCGAGGACGCGAGCCCGTTCAACGAGAAGCTCGACGACGCGATGAGTTTCCTCACGAACTTCTTCGCGCTCCGCGGCATCTCGTTGGGCGACCGACGGACGACGCTCGAACTCGGGCTCAAGCGTGCCTACAAGCGTCAGGGCATCACCGACGACATCTCGACGCACGACAATCCGAGTCCGACCATCCGTGATATGATGGACGTGTTCGAGGATATGGTCGACGACCCCGAGGAGTTCGTCGTCCGGTCCGACGAAGAGGCAGGGAAGATCAAGGAGGATGCGACGTGGCTCCTCGACCAGCTCCGCCCCTTCGAGGACGACGGTCGCCACGCCAACCTCGGCCAGGAATCCGACTTCGACATCCGGGACGAGAAGGTCATCTATCTCGACCTCGCCCAGCAGGAGGGGAGCGTCGACAGCAGTACGGCGCTAACCATGCAGCTGCTCATCTCGCTTGTCTACGAGCGAGCGAAGGTCTCGGAGAAGGAAGTCGTGTTCTACATCGACGAGGCGCGCTACATCATGCAGGACGCCGCGAGCCTAGCGTTCCTCGAGACGGTGTTCCGCCACCACCGTCACCACGACCTCTCGATCAGGCTGGTCACGCAGACCGTCGACGAGTTCTTTGAGCACGCCGAATCCGAGGCGATCCTGGATCAGTGTGCGGTCAAGCAGTTCCACCGCCTCGACGGGATGGACGAGGAGTGGGCCGACGAGTTCGGATTGAACTACGCGCAGATGCGGTTCGTCCAGGACGCCGTGCCGGGCAACGAGGACGCCGGCTTCTCCGAGGCGCTAGTGGGCGTCGACGGCGAGTGGCGTGGGATCCAGGTCAAAGCGATGCCCAAGGAGAAGCAGGTCATCGACTTCGAGCCAACCGAGCAACGGCGAGACTCACTCCCTGGGACTGGTGAGAATGCTGTGGACGCGGAGGTGCAGGCGTTCCAAGACGATATTGAAAGCCGAGCGACCGACAACGGACAACACACACCTGAGCGGACGCCAACAGAGACTGATGGCGGTGAAACGGGAGGTGACGACGATGCGTGA